The following are from one region of the Oryzias latipes chromosome 12, ASM223467v1 genome:
- the LOC101174934 gene encoding bromodomain-containing protein 3 isoform X3 produces MGGLFLQLEDYHKIITSPMDMGTIKKRLENNYYWSASECMEDFNTMFTNCYIYNKPTDDIVLMALPLEKIFLNKVSLMPRREVEIFPTKGKGKKSSAAENRIRHESAGSFEEEKEVPREERRSGLSEQLKYCSDILKEMLSKKHSMYAWPFYKPVDAEALGLHDYHDIIKYPMDLSTVKKKMDAGDYQDAEQFSADVRLIFSNCYKYNPPQHSVVGMARKLQGVFEQKFAKMPEEQVGLVASAEKSADFRMLNGNSSSSLDKAEPTDERAARLAELQTVHQQLSNLTQDPFNKPKMSKEQEREPETQHKKASSSRQSYKRSRDQSSGDEFLPMTYEEKHQLSLDINRLPGMKLGRVVHILKTQEPSMSSSNPDEIEIDFEVLKPSTLRELERYVRSCLHKRFKKYQKQSSQSASHPAGSSSSANSASSSSADSSSDERDS; encoded by the exons GATTACCATAAAATCATTACATCCCCCATGGACATGGGTACGATCAAGAAACGGCTGGAGAACAACTATTACTGGAGTGCAAGCGAATGTATGGAAGACTTCAACACCATGTTCACTAACTGTTACATTTATAACAAG CCCACAGATGACATCGTGCTCATGGCACTCCCCttggaaaagatttttttgaacaAAGTCTCCCTGATGCCTCGGAGGGAAGTGGAGATTTTTCCAACCaagggaaaagggaaaaaaagcagtgCTGCAg AAAACCGGATTAGGCATGAAAGTGCAGGCAGCtttgaggaggagaaggaggtgcCACGGGAAGAAAGGCGAAGCGGGCTGAGTGAGCAGCTGAAGTACTGCAGTGATATCCTGAAGGAAATGCTGTCCAAGAAACACTCAATGTACGCCTGGCCCTTCTACAAGCCTGTAGATGCTGAAGCTCTGGGGCTGCACGATTACCACGACATCATTAAATACCCCATGGACCTCAGCACTGTCAAA aaAAAGATGGACGCCGGTGATTACCAGGATGCAGAACagttttctgcagatgttcGATTAATTTTCTCCAACTGCTACAAGTACAACCCTCCACAACACAGTGTTGTAGGGATGGCCAGGAAACTTCAG GGAGTTTTTGAGCAGAAATTCGCAAAGATGCCAGAAGAACAAGTGGGGTTGGTTGCATCAGCTGAGAAGAGCGCAGACTTCAGAATGCTTAATGGCAACAGCTCCTCCAGTTTGGACAAAGCGGAACCAACAGACGAACGTGCAGCTCGACTCGCTGAG cttcaAACTGTTCACCAGCAGCTTTCAAACTTGACCCAAGATCCTTTCAACAAGCCCAAGATGAGCAAAGAACAAGAGAGGGAACCTGAGACACAACATAAAAAAGCTTCAAGCTCCAG ACAGTCATATAAACGTAGCAGAGACCAGAGCTCAGGTGACGAATTTTTGCCAATGACGTATGAGGAGAAGCACCAGCTGAGTCTGGACATTAACCGCTTACCAGGCATGAAGCTGGGCCGTGTGGTGCACATCCTCAAGACACAAGAGCCCTCCATGAGCAGCTCCAACCCAGATGAGATTGAGATTGACTTTGAGGTGTTGAAGCCCTCCACTCTGCGAGAGCTGGAGCGCTATGTCAGGTCTTGCCTGCATAAGAGGTTCAAGAAGTATCAAA AGCAGAGCAGTCAGTCTGCATCTCATCCTGCCGGCAGCAGCAGTTCTGCAAATTCTGCCTCCAGCAGCTCCGCTGACTCCAGCTCGGACGAAAGGGACTCATGA